The genomic segment AGGCGTATCATATATAAAAGTAGCTTGTCAGGCCCCCAGCGAATGGGAAGATCTGCTGTTGGTCATTGCTACACTAAAATCAGGGGGTTCGTCGACATCTGTGATCCGTTGCACGAATGCTAAAGCTCCGTCACCATAGTCTGTGCTGCCTGGGGAGGTTCTGTGGCCACGGCTGGAATTACCTGAGGAGACACTGGCATCATGGTCGGCACCACGTGGGGAGCAGCAAGGCCCGGGGTGCTCAGCTGCGTTGCTTCCCTCGCGAAAGACAAAAACACCTGTTCGAGAGAGGTGTCTGACGCGGCGTACACCTCCACAATGGACGGCAAGGACATAGATTGTGAGACAGGAGCTTGGGAGCCTTCTGGGTCCTGACCTGCCTTCAGTGACTCCATCACAGCAAACAGTCTGCCCCAGGTGACGGTGTTGGGCACCCGATAAGCCAGCATTCCCTGCGATGTGTTATTACTTAAATTATTGAAAACAAAGTATTTGAATTTTTTCATGTTTGCAAGATTGGCTTCAGGCTTTACGAAAATCTTATAATATACAACGTGACAGTAATGCAGAGAATGTCACAGTATTGTAGAGAATGATTACCTTGTGCTGGTCGGTGAGTGAAGATCCCGGCAGGTGATGGCTGATTACGGttttcacttcctccacctttaCGTTATAAATGCGatcatcttccttcttgcttGCCATGCTAAACCCATGCGTCTTGAGCTTCACCTGGAGGCTGTACCCCTGACCAAACTTGGCCTTGAGGTGGCTTGAGGTACCAACGCAGCGCAGAGTTCCGCGGGACATGATAGTGATGCGGGAACAGAGCGCCTCACACTCTTCCATGGAGTGGCTTGTGAGCACCACGCTCTGCCCGTTGCTCACTGCCTCGCTGATGGCTGCCCACACTCGCCGGCGGGAGGCGGGGTCCACGCCTGAGGTTGGTTCATCCAGGAACACCAGCGGAGGGTCCCCGATCAGGGCCATCGCTGTCGACAACTTTCGCCGGTTGCCGCCGGAGTAGGTGCTGGAAGGACGCAGCGCGCATTCCGTGAGTCCTACGCGATTAACTAAATCAGGAACAGTCGTCTTCAGCTGCCTTTCGTCCATTCCTCGCAAGCGTCCCATTAACTGCAGCATCTCCACTCCTGTCAGGTCTCCCATAAACGCGTCGAACTGGGGGCAGTAGCCGATCTGCTGCAAGAACTGGAGAACAATTCAAGATTAAAGTTTAACAGACACACCAACCAGAGTCTGATAAATAATGCgtatttatatgaaaaaaaaaataaaaaataaaaaataaataaataaataaataaaaatcttttgtCCAGTATCAACTCTGAACTTTTTCTTGATCATGGAAGTTTACCAGCGGGGAGTCTCACCCTCTTTCTCTGGTGGCTGAGAGACAGGGCGCCTATTCTGGCGTCTCCCCCTGTGATTATCTCGTCGCCTGTCAGCATTTTGAAGGTGCTTGTCTTGCCGGCCCCGTTGACTCCGAGCAGACCAAAACACTCCCCACGACCTACACGGAAGCTGATGCCCTTCACGGCTCGCACCAGGCACCCAGAGTACTGCTTCACCAAATTGTGCACCAACATCGTCGTGTCCTTGGAAGCTTCCGTGAGTTCTAGGTTTCCATGGTCTGCGTACATTAAAGAGCTCACCAGATTTGTCTCAGCAACCACATCATCATCTGGCATTACGTTGTCCCACGGATCCATAATCACTGATCGTCGCGAAATCCTACAAGAGCGCCACCAGTGCCTGGTTGAAATAAGAAGAAACCCTGCAGAGCTATTTGCAGTAACAATTTGGTTTCATGCACCtccattaaagagagagagagagagagagagagagagagagagagagagagagagagagagagagagagagagagagagagagagagagagacagagacagagacagagagagagagagagagagagagagagagagagagagagagagagagagagagagagagagagagagagagagagagagagagagagagagagagagagagagagagagagagagagagagagagagagagggagagagagaatcagttcTAAATTCTTACAATATTGAGCTTTaagcctgaaaaaaaatatgataatgctTGTTTTCCATTCCTTTAACACTTTACATGACTTTTGTTCATATAAGTCAATCTAATGAAAACCTTCCTAGAGTGAGTAAACCGGAGTTGGATGTGGACTTACAAGAACTTTTTCCCGACGCCTGCCTCAATCAGGGCAATGAACGCTAAGAAGACGAGGCCATCCACGAACAGATACAGAAGAGTGGAGCCCAGGCCAGAGTGGtcgaaatataaataagaataaacatgGAAACATTTTCCAGTCGCCGAGTGACTGCACATAGGAGGTgctgtgagggaaggaaacttATCAGTACACGCAACACTGGTAGAGGCAGGTTAATGGTAGAAGTATTGGAGGATCTCATCATAtggggaataaataaatagtgaatATTGACATtaactactgaaaaaaaaaaaaatgtattctgcAGCTACTCTTTATCGGTATTTATGAGGACAGCTCTTTGTTGAATATCCTCTCTTAACTTCATAAACCCCACTATAAACAAAATACTACTGACGGCAGCACTGCAGAAATTCGCTGGCATTATTgctgaggaagaggacgacgcACAGCTCCAGCGTGGTGGCGCTGTCAAATTTGTCACACTTGGTGTTGTGTATACTCGTGGTCACGATCTTACTGAAGCCCTGTGGAAGGCACGCCCTTGTGAAGCAAAGACAGCGTATTTCCAGGAATATTTATATTTGCAAGGACTTTGGAACtgagagacaggaggaaaaagtagcAGACTTACATCAGCAACAGGATACGCTGGGATGAGAGATGAGATCCAGTGAATGATGTCACTGGCGAGGTCAAGGGAAGGCTCGTGAGCAAGTCTCAGTCCTGCCACCACGACTGGCATCAGCTGGCCTGTGGTGGTGCACAGAGACAGACGCTTATGTTCGGAAGGAAGTTTCGTTTTCCACataatttatttcattactgCAATGTTTTAAATCCCATCTCATCCCTCCCATGTTTTGAGTCCCCTGCCGATGGCCTGAGATCGAGGTGGAGACCAAACACTAACCTGCCACGATGCATATGAAGGTTAGCACGGCGAATCCCGCGGCGGGAGTCTGGAAGGGGAAGCTAAGTAGGTAAGCCAGAGGAATGCTTCCCCAGCCAtataggagcagcagcagcaccagagCACCTGAGCACACACGCAAAGGATATGGGTAAAGTAACATTAATCTTTTTGCTGCAATGCGCAACacttcacagcactaaaagcaaggtatgaagtctttataaacaattacaagaaaaaaggggataaaagaatagattttgcagtttctagttAGTATAATGtttgaaaatgaatgaagaaatagaagaaatgtCTCGTGGTTGGGAGGAATTAAGCAAACGTACGCCAAATAGCACTGAAATAATTAAGTAGGTTAAGGAATGAGTCGTGACGAGTGAGTGCTGCATTGAGTCTTGGAGAGAGTGAAGTGCAGAAGACAGCTTTACCTAGCGCGGCGTCAGTGGTGAAGTAACCTCTGGGGTCGAGGGCCAAGAAGGTGATGAGGATGAGCACCATAGTCACCATGTACATCCCCATGTCCCAAATGAAGTTGGTGGTCCACAGAGCCCACACCGGAGCGCCTGTCATCACCtgcacctgaaaaaaaaaaaaatctccctaTCTGTACAACAAACTTCTAAAAgataaatccataaaaaaaaaaaaagacaacaaatagAAAACGATGTAGTAGCAATTACTTGTTTGGTGTTGGTTTCACGCTCTTGTAAGGGAAAGACTAAAtacgaagaagagaggaaggcaagggcGAGGGACATCATGCTTGGGTAGATGAAGGAGCTGGCAGATAATTCCGTCGTGAACTGCCACTGTAAAGAACAAACCACATGTAAGTGTTGCTCATCTACATCGCTCATCCTCCACAGCAGATTAGTTCGTGTAAGAAACTACGGGGCAGAAGACTGAGAAAGAATCATATATTACAATtaaagattttcttctttcctaagAATCATATATTACAATtaaagattttcttctttcctaagttgccaaaaaaaaaaaagtaaaaattggtggaaaaatatatacataaataaaattcatTGTATTAATACGACCTCCATCAAACCTTATTGTATTGTattaattttgcatgcattttgatggGCAAAAAAATCCTCATCTGATGTTTTcatgagaagaataagaaagaagttcaaaacacttaatttgAGTAGAAATGGGACTTAATACTTATCTCTAGGAATTTCCCGCATCACAGACCACCACTTTTGAGAGTTCTACCACGTGATCATAATCTATCATGTCTAAAATCTGCTCAAACGATAAGTAATAGATATTCAGGAGCCAGGCCTTCACGAGTACCATTGTGTTGGGCGGCAGTGGGTAGTTgtcagtagtgatggtgtagtTGGTGGAGTTGGTGGCGTACCGGAGCAGAGCGTTGGACACAAGGTTGGTGCCGATTCCCACGGTGTGGAAGGGAATGGTTTGTGACCACACCTGCAGCGTTGTGTTGTCAATCGTATCCAGAAAACTTGCCTAGAATTAGTAGAGAttggtgagggaagaagaggaggaggagagtttttttatttcgtaaacACAATGCATGCTATACATTCATTCAACACGATACTACTCATTAACATACAATGGACAGACCCAGAACACTCACTGAAAAGGTATATTGTTCTCGGTACCGTGAAAGGTTTTCATCGGCGGCCTGGAGAAGGCTCGCGGTCATGTTCTTTGTCTCTTCCACCTGCAACAGCGACAAATGATTTTTCGTCAGGGATTTCTGGAGATGATACCGCCCacctccctctgtgtgtgtgtgtgtgtgtgtgtgtgtgtgtgtgtgtgtgtgtgtgtgtgtgtgtgtgtgtgtgtgtgataaatatatagatatgaGTTTGAAAATGTAATCCATGGCACTACTAGTTACATTCAGTgatatgaaaaatgaaataatagcTAGAACATTAGAACACAGGAGCATAACCCGCAGGAAGCCAGTATGTTAcgcatggcagtccctgtataaggCATGTACTACACAGCTCATAAAGTGATTCACCATACTTCCATCTAACAGGTTTTAACAATACCTCGTGTTCGCCGGTGAAGAGATCCTTGTACTGAGATGATAGGTCTGCTAAGCCTTCATCAGCACTCACGAAAGAAAAGGTCTTCGGGAAGACAGAGGGAGTGAGAGTAAGGAGAGGCTCCTGCGAGAGGAAGAAATCAAAGTTTCGGTCCACCAGCAGGCAGGCGATGGTCACGACCACCGGCACCAGACCCTGTTGATGAGCCAACACTGACACCCTCCAATACAAGAATACGAGACGAACCTCTCCTTCCCCTAACAGGATAACCACTAGCATAACACTGATGCCCATCCACTATGCTATAGTTCTTGTGGTTGTTAATcgaatgtttttatgtttcatgAACGGAAAAGacacaggaaagggaaaaaggttTTATTAGCATCTcttaattttctgcatttcactgtaaaatagaaaaaaagattgcCTGTAATTTCTCACAAGCTTTACGGAGAATGGCAGGGACGAATCACCTTACCTGTGTGATAAAGAGCGGCCATTTCCTGATGGAGTAGATTAATCTTTTGATGAAGAAAGCCTTGATGCGGTGAAGCAGGAGTGTTGTTCCAGTCAGCTTCCGCCAGTCACCTGCAATCAAACAATGATTATAAACAAATTGCGTTTTTGCTATTGGGAACTCGAGATTCCAAACCCTTTTCCAAGTCTTGAGCCTTTCctgtttttgaaaatgtttatCTGTTTCATAAATGGAAAGCCACTTCACCTGGAGCTGCAATGACGAAATATTTTACAGAATGCAACCAGTGAAGGTGAAGTTCATATAGTGTAATGTTGAAAATAGAGGAATATAAAACTGCATTACGGACATACCGTCAGAGAGATGGTCTTTGCTGCCGGCGAAATCGCCATCCTCCATACAGACGCTGTCTCTGTGCTGGGTGTGTTCTTCCTCATCGCCAGAGAGGACAGtttgctgctcctcctcatctttcttcatcaCTGTGCTCACCCTGCAAACCGACACCTTGTAGGGCTTCCATACAATAAAGCTAAGCaacgttaggttagtttttttttttaatcgtcttATTTACAAATAGGATGCAAAATCAAACGACTATAAAGCAAATCAAGTGAATCGGGAAGTCCTCAAGAAAGGGgatgtgaaatttccaattAGCATGAATTAATTTAGGTTTCGGGAGTCGTGATCGCAAACTGgggaaaaaggtaaaattagagattaaaggtggaaaaggagagaaaataatgttcAAGGGAATGGAAGCAATACTGAAGGCTCATGGAGGTGTGAACATACCCTAGGAAGACTTTTTCCATTGTGGTAAGCGAGAGACCAAAGTGTCTGATGCCCAGCTCCTCCTTCCGCGAGGAGAGGCTGTTGACGAGCGGGGCGAAGAGAGAGGTGTCTGGCGATAGCTTGAAGTttatttcccctccttggaTGGACTGGAGGACGGCACTCGGCATGTGCTTATTTACCTCCTCTTTGAGACTGTCCACATTACAATTTTCCGTCATGATAATTTCCAAGGTGTAGCCATCACCTGGGTACGTGGAGAGGGAGTTATCTCAAGGCTTTGAAAAATAGCGCTGGCTAACACAAAAATTATGGCGTTTTAAAAGTCTGCTCTGATACATTAAATCATCAtactaaaagaaataaaagtacaaCTAATTTTTTAAGGTGTTTCATATTACGATCATGTATTGTACGTAGTATAACTCAACCTACCAAACTTATTCTTCAGGAACAATGTAGAACCCGCGCAGACCACCCTGCCGGACGCCATGATGGCCACGCGGTCGCCCAGCACGTCCGCCTCCTCCATATGGTGCGTGGTGACCAGGATGGTGCGGCGGCCTCGCTCTCCCTGCACCACGTCCCACACCCACCGCCGCGACTCAGGGTCCAGGCCGCTGCTCGGCTCGTCCAGGATCACCACCTGCGCACCAAGACTTGTTACTCTGCTTGTTCTCTtcgcccttccccctcctctctctctctctctctctctctctctctctctctctctctctctctctctctctctctctctctctctctctcctggggtCCAGGGTCACCATCTGCGCACCACGATTTGTTTCTCACACTGCTTGTcttcctgcccttccctcccccactctcccgTCGGCCGTCAGCCAGgccgcccctcctcccttgccttGGAGCCACCGATGAGGGAGATGGCGAGAGAAAGCTTCCTCTTCATGCCGCCCGACAGCTGGCTGCCGAACATGTTCTTCTTGTCGAGCAGATCCAGGCGCCCCAGCAGCTCCACGGCCTCCTCCTTCGCCGCCTTGGTCGTCAGCCCCTTCAGCTGTGGAGGGATGCAAGGTGAGTTCCCTGGCAGAGGGGAGGCGCCCTGTCCCTCAGATCTCTTCGCTGCGCAACCCCGCACTACTCACTCGGCCGAAGAAAAGCAGGTGTTGCAGCACAGTGAGGTCAACGAACAACATGTTGTGCTGCGGACACAGACCCAACTCTTCGCGCGCCTCCCTCAGGTGTGTCGCAATGTTCCAGCCGCCGACCTCCGCCTGGCCGCCGCTGGGCGCGTACACCCCTGCAAAGAGTGGCGGTCACGGCCTCACCTCATCCTGACCTGAACATGGCACTATCGGGAACACAGGATCAGTGCAATCATCAGTCACAGTCTCTTTCATTAATATGCTGCACCATATAAGTAATCTCGTTCTTGTTACATatttaatcaatcagtcatttgTCAAAAAATCACTCTTGGCAATGT from the Scylla paramamosain isolate STU-SP2022 chromosome 5, ASM3559412v1, whole genome shotgun sequence genome contains:
- the LOC135100550 gene encoding phospholipid-transporting ATPase ABCA3-like isoform X1 encodes the protein MGSTGAPVHKRRRTVGGHLLLLLWKSLLLRKKQKVLTFFEIFLPTALFSVILFIRLLPGSDLTPVYVNETTFFPHIDEQELLKEQCLGNLTGNKCIIKNIYSKTVRMYYAPNESFAADTAAYVADRLGWPPYALVAANNLDEMDELVEQSYYSSNGSSSFIAGLHFKDLPVDCDFPEALHYSIRLPGTWYTGSEYPFFQFPGPRNRSRSYIDNGFALLQTWIDRFYISRVTGNMSYMDEFQLDIQLYPYPPYSNDGGMSQIYGSMLPSYMILAFVLLSPSLIKNVVHEKETGVRELMRLMGMNRWLMWLGWFLHALLVVLLVSSIVTIMLTVSLHQSKGSVPPIINYTDPSFVWVMNTLYGICSISFCLAISTFFSRPTLATTLGVLIWLFSYYIPDTFFYFDYDDMSLAPKVLVCLLPNMAMTLGFKVMAMFEGRALGIQWDTVWETGNPRDELTPAAILLMMVLDTFLYLLLVWYVDQVSPGKYGVPLPFYFPFQRSYWCGTRPESVTSSTPDSDDPTSQYFEEEPEGLRPGIVIRNLRKEFRTLGGKVKVAVEDVSMTCYEGQCTVLLGHNGAGKTTTMSILTGVYAPSGGQAEVGGWNIATHLREAREELGLCPQHNMLFVDLTVLQHLLFFGRLKGLTTKAAKEEAVELLGRLDLLDKKNMFGSQLSGGMKRKLSLAISLIGGSKVVILDEPSSGLDPESRRWVWDVVQGERGRRTILVTTHHMEEADVLGDRVAIMASGRVVCAGSTLFLKNKFGDGYTLEIIMTENCNVDSLKEEVNKHMPSAVLQSIQGGEINFKLSPDTSLFAPLVNSLSSRKEELGIRHFGLSLTTMEKVFLGVSTVMKKDEEEQQTVLSGDEEEHTQHRDSVCMEDGDFAGSKDHLSDGDWRKLTGTTLLLHRIKAFFIKRLIYSIRKWPLFITQGLVPVVVTIACLLVDRNFDFFLSQEPLLTLTPSVFPKTFSFVSADEGLADLSSQYKDLFTGEHEVEETKNMTASLLQAADENLSRYREQYTFSASFLDTIDNTTLQVWSQTIPFHTVGIGTNLVSNALLRYATNSTNYTITTDNYPLPPNTMWQFTTELSASSFIYPSMMSLALAFLSSSYLVFPLQERETNTKQVQVMTGAPVWALWTTNFIWDMGMYMVTMVLILITFLALDPRGYFTTDAALGALVLLLLLYGWGSIPLAYLLSFPFQTPAAGFAVLTFICIVAGQLMPVVVAGLRLAHEPSLDLASDIIHWISSLIPAYPVADGFSKIVTTSIHNTKCDKFDSATTLELCVVLFLSNNASEFLQCCPPPMCSHSATGKCFHVYSYLYFDHSGLGSTLLYLFVDGLVFLAFIALIEAGVGKKFLHWWRSCRISRRSVIMDPWDNVMPDDDVVAETNLVSSLMYADHGNLELTEASKDTTMLVHNLVKQYSGCLVRAVKGISFRVGRGECFGLLGVNGAGKTSTFKMLTGDEIITGGDARIGALSLSHQRKRFLQQIGYCPQFDAFMGDLTGVEMLQLMGRLRGMDERQLKTTVPDLVNRVGLTECALRPSSTYSGGNRRKLSTAMALIGDPPLVFLDEPTSGVDPASRRRVWAAISEAVSNGQSVVLTSHSMEECEALCSRITIMSRGTLRCVGTSSHLKAKFGQGYSLQVKLKTHGFSMASKKEDDRIYNVKVEEVKTVISHHLPGSSLTDQHKGMLAYRVPNTVTWGRLFAVMESLKAGQDPEGSQAPVSQSMSLPSIVEVYAASDTSLEQVFLSFAREATQLSTPGLAAPHVVPTMMPVSPQVIPAVATEPPQAAQTMVTEL
- the LOC135100550 gene encoding phospholipid-transporting ATPase ABCA3-like isoform X2 — its product is MSTKSTTFFPHIDEQELLKEQCLGNLTGNKCIIKNIYSKTVRMYYAPNESFAADTAAYVADRLGWPPYALVAANNLDEMDELVEQSYYSSNGSSSFIAGLHFKDLPVDCDFPEALHYSIRLPGTWYTGSEYPFFQFPGPRNRSRSYIDNGFALLQTWIDRFYISRVTGNMSYMDEFQLDIQLYPYPPYSNDGGMSQIYGSMLPSYMILAFVLLSPSLIKNVVHEKETGVRELMRLMGMNRWLMWLGWFLHALLVVLLVSSIVTIMLTVSLHQSKGSVPPIINYTDPSFVWVMNTLYGICSISFCLAISTFFSRPTLATTLGVLIWLFSYYIPDTFFYFDYDDMSLAPKVLVCLLPNMAMTLGFKVMAMFEGRALGIQWDTVWETGNPRDELTPAAILLMMVLDTFLYLLLVWYVDQVSPGKYGVPLPFYFPFQRSYWCGTRPESVTSSTPDSDDPTSQYFEEEPEGLRPGIVIRNLRKEFRTLGGKVKVAVEDVSMTCYEGQCTVLLGHNGAGKTTTMSILTGVYAPSGGQAEVGGWNIATHLREAREELGLCPQHNMLFVDLTVLQHLLFFGRLKGLTTKAAKEEAVELLGRLDLLDKKNMFGSQLSGGMKRKLSLAISLIGGSKVVILDEPSSGLDPESRRWVWDVVQGERGRRTILVTTHHMEEADVLGDRVAIMASGRVVCAGSTLFLKNKFGDGYTLEIIMTENCNVDSLKEEVNKHMPSAVLQSIQGGEINFKLSPDTSLFAPLVNSLSSRKEELGIRHFGLSLTTMEKVFLGVSTVMKKDEEEQQTVLSGDEEEHTQHRDSVCMEDGDFAGSKDHLSDGDWRKLTGTTLLLHRIKAFFIKRLIYSIRKWPLFITQGLVPVVVTIACLLVDRNFDFFLSQEPLLTLTPSVFPKTFSFVSADEGLADLSSQYKDLFTGEHEVEETKNMTASLLQAADENLSRYREQYTFSASFLDTIDNTTLQVWSQTIPFHTVGIGTNLVSNALLRYATNSTNYTITTDNYPLPPNTMWQFTTELSASSFIYPSMMSLALAFLSSSYLVFPLQERETNTKQVQVMTGAPVWALWTTNFIWDMGMYMVTMVLILITFLALDPRGYFTTDAALGALVLLLLLYGWGSIPLAYLLSFPFQTPAAGFAVLTFICIVAGQLMPVVVAGLRLAHEPSLDLASDIIHWISSLIPAYPVADGFSKIVTTSIHNTKCDKFDSATTLELCVVLFLSNNASEFLQCCPPPMCSHSATGKCFHVYSYLYFDHSGLGSTLLYLFVDGLVFLAFIALIEAGVGKKFLHWWRSCRISRRSVIMDPWDNVMPDDDVVAETNLVSSLMYADHGNLELTEASKDTTMLVHNLVKQYSGCLVRAVKGISFRVGRGECFGLLGVNGAGKTSTFKMLTGDEIITGGDARIGALSLSHQRKRFLQQIGYCPQFDAFMGDLTGVEMLQLMGRLRGMDERQLKTTVPDLVNRVGLTECALRPSSTYSGGNRRKLSTAMALIGDPPLVFLDEPTSGVDPASRRRVWAAISEAVSNGQSVVLTSHSMEECEALCSRITIMSRGTLRCVGTSSHLKAKFGQGYSLQVKLKTHGFSMASKKEDDRIYNVKVEEVKTVISHHLPGSSLTDQHKGMLAYRVPNTVTWGRLFAVMESLKAGQDPEGSQAPVSQSMSLPSIVEVYAASDTSLEQVFLSFAREATQLSTPGLAAPHVVPTMMPVSPQVIPAVATEPPQAAQTMVTEL